A genomic window from Lotus japonicus ecotype B-129 chromosome 1, LjGifu_v1.2 includes:
- the LOC130734559 gene encoding uncharacterized protein LOC130734559 isoform X2, with translation MAPSSNATDSTAGNSSAATGSQQQGDCLKKKKAGRGKTTGISVSKRKEKSATEKLHVVIPPGKMVVVGPGAPDFVTEISVQVQKRVPFNVKKWKKVPDEAKDDIVSKVYNAFDIDQTDHNKDVILATTERLNRSHRGRLHQHFKQYETNEIALEHKPGELSEGDWEYLVDYFSSPDYKVRVEEASMRMLEETNEDVEEDPIINKAFKSVVGERSGYSCGLGVGIQPTKGKSTAGLHEQLVSEREKRQGVEMKLKEVESQLLEERNIREEMATRIEDSQKQLEEREKQFEERVEKQLEERIEKNLRKG, from the exons ATGGCACCATCAAGCAATGCCACTGACTCAACGGCTGGAAATTCTTCAGCCGCCACTGGAAGTCAACAACAAGGAG ATtgtttgaagaagaaaaaagccGGAAGAGGAAAAACCACAGGCATAAGTGTTtcgaaaagaaaagagaagtcTGCAACTGAAAAATTACATGTGGTTATTCCACCTGGTAAGATGGTGGTTGTAGGACCAGGAGCTCCAGATTTTGTTACTGAAATATCTGTGCAAGTCCAAAAGAGAGTTCCTTTTAATGTCAAGAAATGGAAAAAAGTTCCCGATGAGGCAAAAGATGATATAGTATCAAAAGTTTAT AATGCTTTTGACATTGATCAAACAGACCATAACAAAGATGTCATTCTTGCTACAACAGAAAGACTCAACCGAAGCCATAGAGGTAGACTTCATCAACACTTTAAACAATATGAAACAAATGAAATTGCTTTGGAACATAAACCTGGTGAGTTAAGTGAGGGAGATTGGGAGTACTTGGTAGATTATTTTTCAAGTCCTGACTATAAG GTgagggttgaagaagcttctatgCGGATGTTAGAAGAAACAAATGAGGACGTTGAGGAAGATCCTATTATAAACAAGGCTTTTAAATCAGTTGTAGGGGAACGTTCAGGGTATAGTTGTGGTCTTGGTGTTGGAATTCAACCTACAAAGGGAAAATCTACTGCAGGTCTACATGAACAATTAGTGAGCGAACGAGAAAAGCGTCAGGGTGTAGAAATGAAACTGAAAGAAGTTGAGTCTCAACTTCTAGAGGAGCGTAACATTAGAGAAGAAATGGCTACACGCATTGAAGATAGTCAAAAGCAACTTGAAGAAAGGGAAAAACAATTTGAAGAAAGGGTAGAAAAGCAACTTGAAGAAAGAATAGAAAAGAATTTGAGGAAAGGATGA
- the LOC130734559 gene encoding uncharacterized protein LOC130734559 isoform X1: MAPSSNATDSTAGNSSAATGSQQQGDCLKKKKAGRGKTTGISVSKRKEKSATEKLHVVIPPGKMVVVGPGAPDFVTEISVQVQKRVPFNVKKWKKVPDEAKDDIVSKVYNAFDIDQTDHNKDVILATTERLNRSHRGRLHQHFKQYETNEIALEHKPGELSEGDWEYLVDYFSSPDYKAMNERNKSNKAKQAINHRYGRKSFQAVSYDARDPETGNESNYQDLWRMTHTNNSGVWINEASREFHVRVEEASMRMLEETNEDVEEDPIINKAFKSVVGERSGYSCGLGVGIQPTKGKSTAGLHEQLVSEREKRQGVEMKLKEVESQLLEERNIREEMATRIEDSQKQLEEREKQFEERVEKQLEERIEKNLRKG, encoded by the exons ATGGCACCATCAAGCAATGCCACTGACTCAACGGCTGGAAATTCTTCAGCCGCCACTGGAAGTCAACAACAAGGAG ATtgtttgaagaagaaaaaagccGGAAGAGGAAAAACCACAGGCATAAGTGTTtcgaaaagaaaagagaagtcTGCAACTGAAAAATTACATGTGGTTATTCCACCTGGTAAGATGGTGGTTGTAGGACCAGGAGCTCCAGATTTTGTTACTGAAATATCTGTGCAAGTCCAAAAGAGAGTTCCTTTTAATGTCAAGAAATGGAAAAAAGTTCCCGATGAGGCAAAAGATGATATAGTATCAAAAGTTTAT AATGCTTTTGACATTGATCAAACAGACCATAACAAAGATGTCATTCTTGCTACAACAGAAAGACTCAACCGAAGCCATAGAGGTAGACTTCATCAACACTTTAAACAATATGAAACAAATGAAATTGCTTTGGAACATAAACCTGGTGAGTTAAGTGAGGGAGATTGGGAGTACTTGGTAGATTATTTTTCAAGTCCTGACTATAAG GCAATGAATGAAAGAAACAAATCAAATAAAGCAAAACAAGCAATTAATCATAGATATGGAAGGAAGTCATTTCAAGCTGTTAGCTATGATGCG aGAGATCCTGAAACTGGAAATGAGTCTAATTATCAAGATTTATGGCGAATGACTCACACAAACAATAGTGGGGTTTGGATAAATGAGGCTTCTAGGGAATTTCAT GTgagggttgaagaagcttctatgCGGATGTTAGAAGAAACAAATGAGGACGTTGAGGAAGATCCTATTATAAACAAGGCTTTTAAATCAGTTGTAGGGGAACGTTCAGGGTATAGTTGTGGTCTTGGTGTTGGAATTCAACCTACAAAGGGAAAATCTACTGCAGGTCTACATGAACAATTAGTGAGCGAACGAGAAAAGCGTCAGGGTGTAGAAATGAAACTGAAAGAAGTTGAGTCTCAACTTCTAGAGGAGCGTAACATTAGAGAAGAAATGGCTACACGCATTGAAGATAGTCAAAAGCAACTTGAAGAAAGGGAAAAACAATTTGAAGAAAGGGTAGAAAAGCAACTTGAAGAAAGAATAGAAAAGAATTTGAGGAAAGGATGA
- the LOC130734557 gene encoding pentatricopeptide repeat-containing protein At1g74900, mitochondrial produces MFSQFLVKLPQQTSTTSHLHLLSPPKFRSRLPHQSLTTVPQPPAPPSPEDAAVAKLALESDPGTLAEALENSPFRWTPELVDEVLKRLWNHGPKALQFFKHLDRHPTYIHSPSGFEHAIDIAARMRDYTTAWTLVSRMRSLRRGPTPRAFAILAERYAAAGKPHRAVRVFISMHEHGCRQDLNSFNTILDVLCKTKRVEMAHSLFKTFRGRFRCDSVSYNIIANGWCLIKRTPMALQVLKEMAERGISPTMVTYNTLLKGYFRCHQLREAWEFFLEMKKRKCEIDVVTYTTMVHGFGVAGEVKKSKRVFDEMVRAGLVPSVATYNALIQVLCKKDCVQNALLVFEEMVGKGCVPNLNTYNVVIRGLCHSGDMERAVEYMGRMEKHGIRPSVQTYNVVIRYFCDAGEIEKGLSMFEKMGDGSCSCLPNLDTYNVLISAMFVRKKSEDLVVAGKLLIEMVDRGFLPRKFTFNRVLNGLALTGNQEFAKEILRMQSRCGRALRHLKL; encoded by the coding sequence ATGTTCAGTCAGTTTCTGGTGAAGCTACCTCAACAAACCTCCACCACTTCTCATCTCCACCTTCTCTCCCCACCCAAATTCCGATCTCGGCTTCCACATCAGTCGCTCACAACAGTTCCCCAACCGCCAGCGCCACCGTCGCCGGAAGACGCCGCCGTAGCAAAACTCGCCCTCGAATCAGACCCCGGAACCCTCGCCGAAGCCCTAGAAAATTCCCCATTCCGATGGACCCCAGAGCTCGTCGACGAGGTCCTGAAGCGCCTATGGAACCACGGCCCCAAAGCCCTCCAATTCTTCAAGCACCTCGACCGCCACCCCACCTACATCCACTCCCCGTCGGGCTTCGAACACGCCATCGACATCGCTGCCCGCATGCGCGACTACACCACCGCCTGGACCCTCGTCAGCCGCATGCGCTCCCTCCGTCGCGGCCCTACCCCGCGAGCATTCGCCATCCTCGCCGAGAGGTACGCCGCCGCCGGGAAACCCCACCGTGCCGTGAGGGTTTTCATTTCAATGCACGAGCACGGTTGCCGCCAGGATCTGAACTCGTTTAACACCATCCTTGACGTTCTCTGTAAGACGAAACGTGTGGAAATGGCTCATAGCTTGTTCAAAACGTTTAGGGGTAGGTTTAGGTGTGATAGTGTGAGTTATAATATCATTGCTAATGGTTGGTGCTTGATTAAGCGAACGCCGATGGCTTTGCAAGTGTTGAAGGAGATGGCGGAGAGGGGGATTTCGCCGACGATGGTTACTTATAACACGCTGCTGAAAGGGTATTTTCGGTGTCATCAGCTCAGGGAAGCTTGGGAGTTCTTTTTGgaaatgaagaagaggaagtgtGAGATTGATGTTGTTACTTACACTACCATGGTTCACGGGTTTGGTGTTGCGGGGGAGGTTAAGAAATCGAAGAGGGTTTTTGATGAGATGGTTAGAGCGGGTTTGGTTCCTTCGGTTGCTACTTACAATGCTTTGATTCAGGTTTTGTGCAAGAAGGACTGTGTTCAGAATGCGTTGTTGGTTTTCGAAGAGATGGTGGGGAAGGGGTGTGTGCCTAATTTGAATACCTACAATGTTGTTATCAGAGGTTTGTGTCATTCTGGTGACATGGAGAGGGCAGTGGAGTATATGGGGAGGATGGAGAAACATGGTATCAGGCCTAGTGTTCAGACTTACAATGTGGTGATTCGTTATTTTTGTGATGCTGGGGAGATTGAGAAGGGTTTGAGCATGTTTGAGAAGATGGGGGATGGTTCGTGTTCGTGCTTGCCCAATTTGGACACGTACAATGTTCTGATCAGTGCAATGTTTGTAAGGAAGAAATCAGAAGATTTGGTGGTGGCTGGGAAGTTGTTGATTGAGATGGTGGATAGAGGGTTCCTACCGAGGAAATTCACTTTTAATCGGGTGTTGAATGGGCTTGCTCTGACTGGCAATCAAGAGTTTGCAAAGGAGATATTAAGAATGCAGAGCAGGTGCGGCCGTGCTCTTCGACATTTGAAATTGTGA
- the LOC130734558 gene encoding uncharacterized protein LOC130734558, whose translation MASRWLRPEVYPLFAAVGVAVGICGMQLVRNICINPEVRVNKQNRAAGVLDNFSEGEKYTEHFIRKFARTSSREIMPSINSFFADPSRN comes from the exons ATGGCAAGTCGCTGGCTCAGGCCCGAG GTGTACCCGCTGTTCGCTGCAGTTGGAGTTGCCGTTGGAATCTGTGGGATGCAACTGGTTCGTAATATCTGCATCAACCCTGAAGTCAG GGTGAACAAGCAGAACAGAGCTGCAGGAGTGTTGGATAACTTTTCTGAGGGAGAGAAATACACCGAGCATTTCATCAGGAAGTTTGCACGCACCAGTTCAAGAGAGATTATGCCCTCCATCAACAGCTTCTTCGCTGACCCAAGTCGCAATTAA
- the LOC130734207 gene encoding uncharacterized protein LOC130734207, translating into MIQPNIILTLFISGPKSPGIDIDVYLQPLIDDLKELWDAGIETYDASSRQNFQLCAALLWTINDFPAYDMLSGWSTKGKLAFPCCHSETSSCRLKYGRKQCYMGHRRFLPTLHPWRMKKSPFDNTREVKIASEPLTGDHVIAQLEGLELLPFGKATRKRIAKVNHNWKKKSIFFELPYWRTNLLRHNINVMHVEKNICESVIGTLFDLEGKTKDTIKYRLDLQRMGLKKQLHPIKIEDMYMIPPACCCVNINELKISGLKSHEYHVILERLLPLAIRGLIPKDACDHLIEMSLFFGDLCSKELKLDELDHLQNCIALTLCKLERIFPPSFFDVMVHLSVHLANEAKIGGLVQYRWMYHVERFLRILKSYVRNKARPEGSIAEGYVAEECMAFCARYLTDMDSREHMTKIRNESERNVAKRHKEQFYKWFENEVVRLQQLGDTRITNQLVTLSKGPDFRVFSHKGYILNGFKFRTKDVEKHLKTQNSSVIVKGDELTGHADYYVVVKKMTKIKYLDNNFVILFNCDWFEAPSEGRNQGREYKKDDYGFISVDITRLFYKNDPFILGSQAELVYYVQYSGKENWYSVVKVKPRHIFDLPNGEDDDEFEAYQLNELSDTHGELETPLENQDEEALLGEQEAPLVAQVEEVLNRDDVVGLCLDESIIEKEEELKRLMMQVTLKVILIKKNLKAKMITQRKKILTQNKRNF; encoded by the exons ATGATACAACCGAATATTATCTTAACATTGTTTATTTCTGGTCCAAAAAGTCCTGGGATTGATATTGATGTTTATCTTCAGCCTCTAATTGATGATTTAAAGGAGTTGTGGGATGCAGGTATTGAAACCTATGATGCATCATCAAGACAAAATTTTCAATTGTGTGCAGCCTTATTGTGGACAATCAATGACTTTCCTGCTTATGACATGCTATCTGGATGGAGTACTAAAGGAAAACTAGCTTTCCCTTGTTGTCATTCAGAAACCAGCTCATGTCGTTTGAAATATGGTCGCAAGCAATGCTACATGGGCCATCGTAGATTCTTACCTACTCTACACCCTTGGCGTATGAAAAAGAGCCCTTTTGATAACACACGAGAGGTAAAAATTGCATCTGAACCATTAACTGGAGATCACGTGATTGCACAACTGGAGGGTCTTGAGCTGCTGCCATTTGGAAAAGCTACAAGAAAAAGAATTGCAAAAGTAAATCATAATTGGAAGAAGAAAAGTATCTTTTTTGAATTACCTTATTGGAGAACAAATTTATTGAGGCATAACATAAATGTGATGCACGTGGAGAAAAATATTTGTGAAAGTGTTATTGGGACGTTGTTTGATCTTGAAGGCAAAACAAAAGATACAATAAAGTATAGATTAGATTTGCAGCGTATGGGACTCAAGAAACAACTTCATCCTATTAAGATTGAGGATATGTATATGATTCCACCCGCAT GCTGTTGCGTAAATATAAATGAGCTGAAGATTTCAGGACTTAAAAGCCATGAGTATCATGTTATACTTGAGAGACTTCTTCCCCTTGCCATAAGAGGGTTGATTCCGAAGGATGCTTGTGATCATTTGATTGAGATGTCTTTATTCTTTGGTGACTTATGCTCTAAAGAGTTGAAATTGGATGAGTTGGATCATTTGCAGAATTGCATCGCATTGACACTTTGTAAGCTGGAGCGCATCTTCCCACCGTCATTTTTTGATGTTATGGTTCATCTCTCAGTTCACTTGGCAAATGAAGCAAAAATTGGAGGTCTTGTTCAATATAGATGGATGTATCATGTTGAAAG ATTTTTACGCATTCTAAAGAGTTATGTGCGCAACAAAGCACGACCAGAAGGTTCCATAGCAGAAGGATATGTGGCTGAAGAATGTATGGCATTTTGTGCCAGATATTTGACCGACATGGATTCTAG AGAGCACATGACTAAGATTAGAAATGAAAGTGAAAGGAATGTAGCAAAGAGACACAAGGAGCAATTTTATAAATGGTTTGAAAATGAG GTTGTGCGATTACAACAATTGGGTGATACGAGGATTACTAATCAACTAGTAACATTATCTAAAGGACCAGATTTTCGAGTATTCAGTCATAAAGGATATATTCTGAATGGTTTTAAGTTTCGTACAAAAGATGTAGAGAAACACTTGAAAACCCAAAATAGCAGTGTTATAGTGAAAGGAGATGAGTTAACTGGGCATGCTGATTACTATGTGGTTGTTAAAAAGAtgactaaaataaaatatttagatAACAACTTTGTTATACTATTCAATTGTGATTGGTTTGAGGCTCCTTCTGAAGGTCGAAACCAAGGCAGGGAATATAAGAAAGATGACTATGGATTTATTAGTGTAGATATCACAAGGTTATTTTACAAAAATGATCCTTTTATCTTGGGCTCCCAAGCTGAGTTGGTTTACTATGTACAATACAGTGGCAAGGAAAATTGGTATTCAGTGGTTAAAGTCAAACCAAGACATATCTTTGACTTGCCAAATGGTGAAGATGACGATGAATTTGAAGCGTATCAACTAAATGAGTTGAGTGATACACATGGAGAACTAGAAACACCATTAGAGAACCAAGATGAAGAGGCTTTACTTGGAGAACAAGAAGCACCACTAGTGGCCCAAGTTGAAGAGGTTTTAAATAGAGATGATGTCGTAGGGCTATGCTTGGATGAGAGTATtattgagaaagaagaagaattaaAGAGGTTGATGATGCAAGTGACTTTGAAAGTGATATTGATAAAGAAGAATCTGAAAGCGAAAATGATTACTCAGAGAAAGAAGATTCTGACACAGAATAAAAGAAATTTCTAG